From the Papaver somniferum cultivar HN1 chromosome 2, ASM357369v1, whole genome shotgun sequence genome, the window ATTTACATGTTAATATGAATCTGATTTTTTGTGTGAATAAGTGGGCGATTGGTAGATTTAAGTCCCGTGTTCATAATGTTTGCTAATTACATCCATTTACATGTTAATATGAATTTGATTTTTTGTGTGAAATAAGTGGGTAGTTGGTATCGTTTTGATTTAAGTCTCGTGTTCACTTGGTTGTGGTTTCACATGTCTGGGTGATTGCGATGTGGCTGCATGTTTTTGTGGAATATGCATGTGTCTGTGTATGTATTGTTAGAAATCTGTGCACAATTAAGCCGATGCTCCAGAAAATAATGAGGGAAGCATGGTACTGTGTACGGAAATTGATAATGGTACTAATGTCTGCTTGCTCTGATGCTTCTGGCTCTGATTTTGCGGGCCTGGAAACGTACCTACATCATTCATTTTTGCTATCTGAATTATGATTATGAATGAGTTGTATTTCTGATCTGTATGATTGCTGTAGACACATGATAGGGTTTCCATGATGTATATGTCACAATACTATGCACTTCTGTATGTCATCTATAAAGCAAATAGGTAAAAATGGTACCAACTTTGTGTCGGAAGATGACTACATGGATTATGCTTTTCCAAGCTATTTAGTTCATGATGCCTTTATTTCATGTTTGTAAGCTCGGGTAGCCACATTCCTTCCTACATCTGCTTATATGGTTCATAGACTTCCAATACTCAAACACTTTGATCTTGTCGTGTGTCATCTGTAATGCAAATAGGTTCGGTGACTACTTTGTTGGAAGATGACTAAATGAAAAATGCTTTTACAAGTATATTCATCATCATGttgctttgtaaatattttttctgaagatGCTTGATTATGAATCATATAAGCTATTTCTCTATTGCTAATGGAATAATTTCTGTGCTTAGGGCCTGCTATGGTGTTTTGAGATTCGTCATGGAAAGTGGCGCCAAGGGTTGCGAGGTTCAATCTGCTGCTATTCTTTCATGCACTCCTGTCTTTTACCCTCTATTCTGCTTGATTTGGTATTTAACTTCAAGTTTGTAATTgttatacaggttattgtgagtGGAAAGCTTAGGGCAGCTCGTGCAAAGTCAATGAAGTTCAAGGATGGATACATGATTTCTTCTGGTCAGCCTGTTAACGAGTACATTGACTCAGCCGTTAGACACGTCCTTCTTAGACAGGTCAGTTTGTACACCTCATCTGTTACTCTCTTATAACTCTTTATGATTCctctgtttatttattttgaacaTGATAATTATGGATTGTTTTCACTGTTGAGTGTCACGGGCAAATGAGGAAATTTTATTTGTAAATGGGTAATTTGCGTCTGAATATTCATTGATGTTAACACCTTGGAGTTCTGATGCCCTGAATAAATCTCTACTTTGTTTATttgttattagtttttttttcattttggttATAAGTATTCGAGAGAATGAGGTGATGATTAGGTAATTTCCCTATTGGTTTGATCGTCGAAATGATGGCTTAAATGTATTAGCTCTAGCTGATCATTCTCTATACTTAAATGCGGTCTTTTGTTTCGAATGAAACTTATGGTATGTGGTAACTGTTGATTTTCAAGGCACATGAGGAAATTTTATATGTAAATGGGTAATTTGCGTCTGAATAATTCATTAATTCATTGATGTTAACACCTTGGAGACCTGGTGCCTCGAATCTCTTCTTTGTTTGttgttattgttttctcctgCTTTTGTTTGTTTCGTTTGGGTTAAGAGTTTTATAGTGGAGAATATGAGGTGATGATTAAGTAATTTCCCTATTGGTTTGATTGCCGAAATGATGGCATAAATGTATTAGCTCTGGCTGATCATTCTCTCCATACTTTCTTTCTGTTGTCTTTCATTAGAATGGAACATTTGGTTTGTTCTGTTTGTTCTAGTTGTTGACTTTCAAGGGCAAATGAGGAAAATTTATATGTGAATGGGTAATTTGCGTCTGAAGTTTCATTGATGTTAACACCTTGGAGATCTGATGCCCTGAATCTCTTCCTTGTTTACTTTTTTTTATCGTTTTCTCTTCCTCAAGTAATTTCCCTATTGGTGTGATTGTCGAAATGATGCCATAAATGCAGCTCTATCTGATCATTCTCTCCGTTCTCACTAAAAAacagttttacatttttttttatacgCAGAGTTAGATATTTCCTTAGTTTCTGGGAATTCCTTTCATCTTCTAACTTCAATTCATCTGTTATTTGTTGAGCAGGGTGTTCTTGGTATCAAGGTCAAGATCATGTTGGATTGGGATCCTAAAGGAAAGAATGGTCCAATGACTCCATTGCCCGATGTTGTTACTATCCACCAACCCAAGGATGAAGAAGACTTTGTCAGGCCTTCAATGATGGCTCCTACCGAAATTGACATGCCACCACCTCAAATGGAAGTTCCCCCACAAATGATAGTAGCTTGAATTGGATGTGGTTTCTAGATTATGGTCATTTTTGAGTTCTGTAATTTCTCAGAAGAGGATTTTGAATGATATTACTTTTTAAGTTTATGTGGGTTTTGCTTTTGTTAAGTAGTAGAAAACTACAGAGAAGTCTAATCAAGTTTATTGAGATACTTTAACATTTCAATACATGTCCACTTGATCCTTAGCTTTGAAACACCAAAAAGGCAACTCTTcgcttttttgtttttcttttccttggtgaTAAATCTTGTTCCCAAATCTCCAGTTCTGCAAAATTGTCATGGGAATTTACCATTGTGGATGTAGTGTTTTGTTCTACTCATCCAAGCTGTACAGCTGAAGTTCATAGTCCTAGGGGTAAAACAAGAAACGATATCTTAATCCAAGATATTTGAGATTTCAAAATGCTTCATATCGCATCTTCAAAATGCTTGTGCACATCTCCAGAATTTTTATGTGAATTGTAGTAGGATTTGCAATAAATCCTAAATCCTCCCACGTATGGTCACAGTATAACGATGCAATATTATAGGGCCTGAGCCTTGAAGACCTAGATTTTCACATGCAGAATTTCATTTTATAGGGCTCGAGCCTTGAAGACCTAGATTTTCAGATTTGCAATATTCGCTGGACTCTTTTATAGTGTTCAAGTTGGCTACGACTTGCGTAGAAGCTTCCGCCTAAAAAACTAGTTTTAAGTTGGCCATGTCTTACATAGAAGCTTCTGCCTAAAAACAAGCTTTTGTGTATCATTGAAACTCTAAAGATTTGGAGTTTGTTTCTgaatccaactaaaatcaagaatCCTAGTTTGATTCAAACACTACAAAATCATCACTATAAATAGAGCCGCATGCATCTTTCCAATATGCACAAAAATTGCCGGTGAGTCGGAACATGGAGAATCCATTAATCTCTGCCAATTATCCTATTACCCTAAAGGTATGCTCTACTATAATACAATCATGTATATACTTGTTTTTTTGCCAGATGATATTATGTTGTATTAATCTTCTCTTATTATATGAATGCAGTTTGAAGATATTGGATACAAGATTAAGATCCAAGGAGGTGGTGGTAAAAAACAAGTCAAAGAGAAAACAGTCTTGAATGGAATCACAGGTGCAGTAGATCCAGGTGAGATCTTAGCCATATTAGGTCCTTCCGGATGTGGGAAAACAACCCTCCTAACTGCATTAGGAGGTAGGCTTGGTGGAGACCTAACCGGTAGGATCACATACAATGGGAATCCCTTTTCCAATAACATGAATCGAAGAACAGGGTTCGTTACCCAAGATGATCACTTCCATGCTCACCTTACAGTAACAGAAACACTCGTATTTACGGCAAGTTTAAGATTACCTAATTCACTTACTCAAGAACAAAAAGTTGCGCATGCTGAGGCAGTTATAGCGCAACTTGGTCTAACCAAGTGCAAGAACAACGTCATGGGAGGACCAGGACTCCGAGGTGTTTCCGGGGGTGAAAGGAAGAGAGTTAGTATAGGGGAAGAGATGCTGATCAACCCGAGCCTTTTGTTTCTCGACGAGCCTACGTCAGGTCTTGATTCGACGTCCGCTCAGCAGGTTGTGTCTGTGTTGTGTGATTTTGCTAAAGGCGGACGAACTGTTTTGATGTCAATTCACCAACCTTCAAGTCGAGTGTTTTACATGTTTCATAAGATTTTACTCTTGTCAGATGGTAATATTGTGTATTTCGGCAAGGGAGAAACAACCATGGATTATTTCGCCAGCATTGGTTACACTCCGTCCGTCGCCATGAATCCTGCTGAGTTCCTCTTGGATCTTGCCAATGGTTAGTATTACAAATTTAACTTTACAAGCTATGTTGTCTGAGGCGCTAGGCGCCCAGGTAACACATTTTTGCGCCTTGGGCATTTTATTAGCTAGGCGCCCCCTTCCCGACTAATGCGCCTTGGGCGCTTAGGTGAGCCTAGCTCGCCTTTTACACCATAGtgaatcatatttttttttttttcttttaccagTTACCAAATAACTGATGTTCTACGTTTATGAATATGTAGGAGTCCATATAGATGAGGACAAAAGTGGAATGCCAATGAAACAAGAGCTCATCTCTCTTTACCAAACCAACATTGGTAACAGCCTGAAGTTGGAGGCGCAACAGGATATCATCAATAAGAAAGACGGCGAGCTTTCAATTGCTGATAACGGTTTTGGTCGATGGAACACAACTTGGGGGCAACAGTTTATGGTGTTGGTTAAAAGGGATCTTAAAGAGAGGAAGCACGAATCCTTTAGCCGTCTTAAAATTACTCAAATTCTGGTTGGTGCTATATTTATTGGACTTACTTGGTGGCGAACCCCTATTTCTCACTTACAAGACCAGATTAGTCTCCTATACTACTTCTCCCTGTTTTGGAGCTTGTTGCCGGTGTTCAGTTCAATAAACACATTTCCTCAAGAACGACTGATGCTTACAAAAGAACGTTCGTCAAGCATGTACAGGCTTTTAGCCTACTTCGTCGCAAGAACAACAACCGAGCTTCCTATTGAGTTAGCCTTACCAACCATGTTCACAATCATAACCTATTTTATGGGAGGGTTGAAGGGAACAGCTTCCAACTTCTTCAAAACACTATTTTCTCTCCTATACAGCGTGTTGGTTTCTCAGGGTATGGGGCTTGCCATTGGTGCCGCAATTATGGATCTGAGATCTGCAATAACATTCGCATCAATTTTGGTACAGATGTTCCTATTAGTCGGTGGGTTCTATAGACAAAATATTCCTGCATTCCTATCATGGTTTAAGTACATCTCCAACAACTATTACACATTCAGACTGTTGTTGGCGTCACAATATGAGAGTGATGAATTGTATCTATGTGCACCAGACACAAGTTGTAAGGTAGGAGATTTTCCTATGATACAGCAAATGGGACTGGGAAATGTAGGCGTCTCTATTGGTGCTTTGGCAGTAATGCTTGTAGGGTACAGAGTTATAGCTTATGTTGCCCTGATGAGACTCGGAAGGAGACGCAAGATAAAGAGTCAGTGATTTTTGGGAGGTTTGCCTCGTTATGCcccctctttctttttctttttttgatagaAGTTTATGTCCTCTTAATTCTTTATTACATGCATATTCAAAGTAATAGAGTTTGATTTAGAATGAATCTACGTGTTCTATGTGATTTTTACTTGTTCACTACTCGTGGAGATGTCTTTGCCCCGTCTGTACAATATTTAACATATTGACACCAAAAATATACAATTCAtagacaaaaaagaagaagaagaggttgaGATTGAATGGTCTAAAATGATGAATATGACTTACCACTGGTGCAAATGTGCAACAAAAAGTATCAACTACGTAGGGCATGGATACATAAATATCATTAGTTTTAGCTTTAGCGATTTTCGGAATGTCATCCAGCTGAGTGTTGTTTGCAACCCTTGGGTCCGTAGTGTTGGGAGCTTCGTCCAACAATCTTTCGGCACAAGTAGCAATAATGCTTCTGGCAAAACCAGCAGAATATGTAGTTGTTATTCTCAACCTGTTTCATTTGCAACAAAATAATTATATTACTGTAGCTCTTATCAGTCAAACAATTTGCAACTGGAAAAAGAGTTAGTTTCGCCCACCTTTGTATTCATATGACAGCACATTGGACATGAGTGAGGAAGGTTTGCTGGATTTTGAGCTCGTATCTGATTTAGTATCTGCCGCTGACGCTCCAGATGCTGTTGTGCTGCCTGCCCATTGATAAGCAATTTCCTGCCCTGATTGGCCCGTCCAAATCATACCCAACATTTGACACAAGCTAGTTATCCTAATAGCATCCAACCACTGaacagagatggtaaaaaatGGAGCAGAATGGCTAGGATATGCCTTGGGTAGTAAGCATGTTAACACGATTGGGGGAAGATACTGAACTTTGAAGGAGTAGAGGAATCCGTTCGAATTATCATCAGCTATTGCCATTGCTTCACTGCCTATTCCTCCAAATTCGACTTCTCCACAATTTGAGTCAATCTTAGTAGACACTACAAATTTATCAGAAACTTCAATATGTATATTTATCagccaaaaaggaaaagaaaaaaacttcaattatttaaaaaataagattGTTTATGGGTTGCTGTGCAATGCTGATTCAACTGAGTACTTGCATAACCTGGAAAGACCGTAAGCCGTCTTTTCTGTCAAGTACAATGACATTCTCACCACATATAGCCTCCATTGCTAGTATCTGCACGCAAAGAACAACCTTGACATGAGAAGAGGAAACTTGTTTTGTAGAATTAAAAGAAGGAAGTCATAATCCTTAGTTAATTCGGAATGCACTGATAAATTCTGGTTCCACTGCACGCACATTGGCAATATGACATGAAAGAAACTAAATATTCAGAGTTATAAATATTTACCTCCTCTTCCTGCAACTTATCATTAACTTTAAGTTGTTCTTCTGACAGTTTGTGTTCTTGGGATGCCAatttaatatcttttaaccgaTTACGAATATCATCGACTTCATCTTTAGAATTCTCACCTTCTTGCacttcctcctcttcctcctgtTCAGATTCTGTTTTATCATCGATTGTAACCTGTTTGGGTTTATTCATGGTAAATTTAgcgacagaaaaaagaaaaagaaaaacgagGAAGAAAGAAATACTTAATAAGGGCAAGCACCGAGGATCCCCTTGAAACCACCTCCTTATAAATAAGGCTTTTTATAGCAACGGAACTTTCACCAACTTCTCAAATTTGTgatgaccaattttttttttttctcaaatttgtttttattttttttaattaattaagacCAAAAAATAGAACAGATGAGCTAGGCCTGACctcaaaagaagaaagaagcagataaaaataaaagtgtaaacattgtttcatagCTATACTTGGTCATCCATGGTCTCATGAAAGTGAATTATAACCATCCTTAACAATGGTCACTCTAATCTAAACCAAGGAGTTGATTAGTCCATTTACTAGAAAACACTCGAGGAGGATCATGGTATCATACGTCTTTTTCACTTCCAAGAATTTATTTGCATGTTTAAACTTATTGGTTGCACCAATAAACCCGACGTCGTGATTCTTACCCAATGTGGCATTCCTCCATACTTGTTCTACTTGTGGTATTCTTGCGATTTTTATGCTTGTTTTCTTACACCATTTGTTCTACTTCCTCTAGTATATCCTTGAAAAATCTAGGCGCGGGAGTCTTCTTGTGTACTTAGGTAAGTATCTGAACCCTTTATGTATCTCATTAGCATCCCATTATCAATCTCTAAACCGCAAAAAGCTTGGGGTACTAGGTCTCTAAGTTATATTAGAGGCATTCATGTCTATGTTTTTATTTTGCGACATTTTTTTATTGTAGTTTACTACTGAGTTCAGGCTCGTTCTGGGGCAAAGCCAGACTATGATTCTGGCCAACAGCAACTGCGTAACTTGTTTATGCTGCAACACAGGTGCAACTGCTTAAGTTAATTCTTTTGTACATCATGCTGATGAAACTAATCTTTCATCACTCCCCAACGTCATTTATAAACATGTGGAATAACATGTCCAAATACATCACAACCGAAACGCATGAAATAATACAAATGTTTTATTTCTAAAACAAGCGGCTTATAATACATCACAAGAATTTTGAAGAGGTTGCTCATGATATAGTCGAATAATGGCATATGAATTAAGATTCCACCATTTTGATTTGTGTTCTTCATTAAGATCGAAATGCCCTGAAAGGGAGTAATATGCGCacaatattgttatatgatgaTTGCATCCAGTATCCATTGTTTTCTATATGCTTTTTAGTTTTTACTTGTTTCATTACTAGTGACAAGATTAGCCCGTCTGTACAACCCTACTCACGATAAACCATGATAGCATCATGTATTCTCCAGTCAGTACGAATTGGTCATGTACGATAACATTTTGACACCATGAAAATAAAATTCGTAGACAGAAAAGGAGGTTGAGATTGAATGAATTGAATGGTCTAAAATGCTGAATAAGCATACCTTACCTTTTATGCCTAGCGCAAAATCATATGAACTATCAAAAAGTATCAGCTACTTGGGGAATGGTTACATAAATATCTTGATACCGACACAATTAAGTTTAGCTTTGGCTCTTTCCGAATTTCATCCAGCTGAGTGTTGTTTGCACCCCTTGGGTCCGTAGTGCTGGGAACTCCGTATAACAATCTTTCGGCACAACTAGCAGTAATGCTTTTGGCAAGACGAGCAGAATATGTGGTTGTTATTATCAACCTGTTTCATTTGCAACAAAATAATTACTATTTGATAGGACCTTTAATAAGGAATTTCACGCCACACACTCATTAATAATTGGATTCTCTAATATATATCAGTCAAACTATTTGCAAATGGCAAATGAGTTCGTTTTGCTCACCTTAGCATTCATATGACGGCACATGGACATGAGTGAGCATGGTTTGATGGATTTTTAACTAGTATCTGCCACTGCCGCACCTGATACTCCTGATACAACTGTACTGCCCGTCGTTGTTTCATCACGGCTTCCCGCCGACGCTCCTGATGCAACTTTTCTTCCTGTCGCTCCATACGAACAAAGACTTCACGGCCGTGAAGGCCACAAATGCAGAGATAATTACCTATCTCAATTTTCTTGCCACAACCGTAACAAAACACCTGCTCACATTTCGAGCAACGCATACGGTTACAACCTGCAGTTCGGAAGATTGGCGCCGAGCACTTAGGGCATTCCTTAGTATTGCGCATTATTTCCCCTTCATTTAAATACTGACTTATCATGTCTAGCTCTTTACGTTGTTGTTTAGTCATTTGTAGAGTTTTAATTACGGGCTGACGATTCTGCGCAAGCAATAACTAAATATATCAGATCTTTCCATAACTTTGAAAAATCAAGCAACTTAGAATAAGTAGACATTTTCTGGATAAGATATGTCATATATGTTACCTGCAAGACCTTAAGCTTCTCTTCTGATGTCTTACACTTTACCCCAACATGAAGTCGATCTCTACAGAGACTACAGAAGGTAAATAAGCACTTGGGACATTGGGCAAAGTGGTCCTCGTCCTCAAAACAAGCCATTTCACATCTAGGGCAGTAGACTAAATCAGACATTGTATCAAGTGTCTTATGAAACAATAGAGACTCCCATTGTTCAAATTTTTCATCCCCAAGCAAGCTTTTAACCAGACCAGGTGGAACTAGTTCCCTGCATTTAATTTGCGGACACATTATTGTCGCAAAGGATAACCTTTGCGCGCATGGTTGAATATGTCTCCATGCAATTGCGACAGAAGAAATGCTTATACGGCAACTATAGGTGAATGAAATcatagttaaaaaaaataaatatcttaatcagatcAAGGATGGAAATTACAGCTAAAATACAGAAGCAGGGGAAAAGAAAGAGGATGGTaaaatgaagaaagaagaagatgaaagaattgATATAAGAAAAATTTACTTATATCTACgcaacagaggcaacaatattgtttaaatTAAGAAAGGAAATGTTTCTTACTTCATTATTGTGCGAAGATGATGCATTGTGCGACGTTATGGCCTTCTTATCAGCCTGAAATTAGAAGAGTAGGAAAGTAAGAAATAGAAAAAAGCAAGGTTATgcaaaattaggaaagatatgcGAAGATAtcttcttattctcattatcaGATAAGACAAATTTCCAAGGTTGATAAGCTGAAAGATTCGCAGGAAGGGGAAGATCAGAACCATCTGCAGCTCTTCCAGATACATAAGGACCAACTAAAATGACAGGGCAATTAAGCCAGCATGAATCATTAGATCTGCGAGCAGTACTATTAGACTTAtcattccaatcaacatctcgcataattttcTGATCTTCGGTGATACCATCTTTCCATCTTAAGCGAATGGCCCATTTTGTTGATCCATTATTCATTATCGCAACATAgtaatttttgaaaaaattatcaaCAGTATACTCTGAAGCGTTGATGGCTTTATCACGGTACGATACATTTCGTACTTCGTAAGAATAAGAGGTTCCTAATCTGGCTGCGCGACGAGAGTATTCTAAAGctatcctaatagcatcaccactCAATTGAAATATGCCTCTTGCGAATCGTTCATCAgatagaatttcatagaataaaggaatTTCCGGATTATACAATGGGATGGGAAGATTATTCAGAAGTTGTCCTAATGAAATAATGATCTTTTGATTAGACCACTGTTCAGAATTTATTAACTCAAGattgagtttggatgaataaTCAGAATGGGAAGGAATAGAAAGTGAAAAGCCTCTTGTGACAAATTCTCTTTTCAACCTGGTGAATTCAGtttccatctttttaccagctgGAGCCATTATAAGAATGGGAATGAGGGATATATAGGTGAATGAAATAAcagttaaaaataaaataaatatatcttAATCAGATCACATATGGAAATTACAGCTAAAATACAGAAGCAGGGGAAAAGAAAGAGatggtaaaaagaagaaaaaagaagatgaaagaatTGATATAAGCAAAATTTACTCTCGTTTTTCGAGATTTTAtctcattaatgcgaagaatGAATGGATAGGAATAAACGGCTATAAGGACGTGTCAGATAACGAGTGGATAAAAAGACACGCGTAAGTAAGGAAAGCTCAAATTCTGGAAATGTGTCGGCAGATCGGAATATGAAAGGTTGAGCATGTGCGATATTATTAGATGGAGATTCTTCATATCGCTCACTTTATAAAGggaacgaaatgagaagaggcaaaatgtaggagtgaaatatcgcacattcattatgtatgcgaagtaaAGTTCATCTACCTTAAGCGAAGACCATCACACATGTTAAAATTAGGATGACATGTTTAATGATGTCGGCATAGTCacaagtaaagtgtgatgatctgtgcgaagGTGTAAAGTGTGCGAAGTTGAGTGAATATACATGAGCGtttgtaacgcacagtgattccgaaaataggggatctattagctgtcatccactatgttgtactctatataaggggaaggaaTCTGTGTATTGAGAAGAGGAGTATTAGACAAGAaactaagagagagaaagtttatttggagagcaagtgaCGTCATTGTATTATCTTGTAACCATTGAGAGAacttaataattaataaaaaaattccattatgattacttagaatctTGTCTAAATTCATAtgggatgtggttgtaggatttcccgcAACTACAACAACTTTACGAACTTGGTGCCTGTTAAAAGGAGCGGATTATGATACACTCAAATAGTAAAGGAGTAAAGTTGTGCATGAAAAACCAGAAAACggataacaaatttgcaataccTGCATATTCACTTAAACAAATGCTGCATTCATGTAGGTTTTGAAAGAATTTCTCATTGCATTTGTCGTCATTATAGTTTAGTATTGAAGGTATATCCACATCTGGAGAGATACTTGTTGAAATTGCACGTCTATCTCCAGCATTATCAGCCTTTTCCAATGAATCAAGAAGTATTCCGTTATCAAACTCTAAGTAGGAGAGAGATGAATTATGTAGCCAATCCACCCATTGATAAACAATTTCCTGCCCTGATTGACCAGCCCAAATCGTATCCAACATTTGACACAAGCTAGATATCCTGATTGCAACCAACCACTGAACGGAGATGGTAAAAAACGGAGCAGAATGGCTTGGATATGCCTTGGGTAGTAAACATGTTAAGACGATTGGTGGAAGATACAGAATTTTGAATGAGTAAACGAATCGTTCGAATCATCACCTCTTACCATTGCTTCACTGCTTATTCCGCCAAATTCGACTTCTCCACAATATGAGTCAATCTTAGTAGACATTACAAATTTATTAGAAACTTCAAGATGTATATTTATCTGCAAGAAAAAAAACTTCAGTTATTTAGAAAATAAGATTGTTTAATGGGGATGCTCTGCAACGCTGATTAAATTAGGTACTTGCATAACCTGGAAAGACCGTAAGCCGTCTTCTCTCTCAAGTACAATGACATCTTCACCATATATAGCCTGCATTGCTTGTATCTGCATGCAAACAACAACCCTGACATGATAAGTGGAAACTTGCTTTACAGAATTATAAGAAGGAAGTCATAATCCTTAGTTAATTCATTGATGTAATTGGCAAATATGACATTaaagatgtagttgcaggaaatcttacGACCACACTCTTATGAATTTAGACAAGATTCTAAGTAATCATCATGAAATTCTtttacacaaaattgattaaaaagaccaaaataaacaattcctgggtgaaaaggacatttagattttgatattgtttaaatggacaaaaatgtaaaaatagccgggatgtaaacagtttcattctaccaattttcaaatactttttcttatttttaatttacatcaggatgcatccagtttcatcattgctattttttaagtttaagtcaggatgaatctagtttcatccttgctatttttttggtgtccatttcacccataataatttttactcgtccatttgaaccatgttttaaaaatatttggacaaatgacccattttccgattctTTTATTATTTACCAAGTTCTCTAATTGGTTACAAGATGatacaatgactttacttgctctccaaataaactttctctctcttaatttcttATCTAACACTCACCTTAGAGATCCCTCCTTTACACAGATTTCTTCCTCTTATATAGGATACTA encodes:
- the LOC113350316 gene encoding 40S ribosomal protein S3-2-like; the encoded protein is MATQMSKKRKFVADGVFFAELNEVLTRELAEDGYSGVEVRVTPMRTEIIIRATRTQNVLGEKGRRIRELTSVVQKRFKFPENSVELYAEKVNNRGLCAIAQAESLRYKLLGGLAVRRACYGVLRFVMESGAKGCEVIVSGKLRAARAKSMKFKDGYMISSGQPVNEYIDSAVRHVLLRQGVLGIKVKIMLDWDPKGKNGPMTPLPDVVTIHQPKDEEDFVRPSMMAPTEIDMPPPQMEVPPQMIVA
- the LOC113350317 gene encoding ABC transporter G family member 9-like, with the protein product MENPLISANYPITLKFEDIGYKIKIQGGGGKKQVKEKTVLNGITGAVDPGEILAILGPSGCGKTTLLTALGGRLGGDLTGRITYNGNPFSNNMNRRTGFVTQDDHFHAHLTVTETLVFTASLRLPNSLTQEQKVAHAEAVIAQLGLTKCKNNVMGGPGLRGVSGGERKRVSIGEEMLINPSLLFLDEPTSGLDSTSAQQVVSVLCDFAKGGRTVLMSIHQPSSRVFYMFHKILLLSDGNIVYFGKGETTMDYFASIGYTPSVAMNPAEFLLDLANGVHIDEDKSGMPMKQELISLYQTNIGNSLKLEAQQDIINKKDGELSIADNGFGRWNTTWGQQFMVLVKRDLKERKHESFSRLKITQILVGAIFIGLTWWRTPISHLQDQISLLYYFSLFWSLLPVFSSINTFPQERLMLTKERSSSMYRLLAYFVARTTTELPIELALPTMFTIITYFMGGLKGTASNFFKTLFSLLYSVLVSQGMGLAIGAAIMDLRSAITFASILVQMFLLVGGFYRQNIPAFLSWFKYISNNYYTFRLLLASQYESDELYLCAPDTSCKVGDFPMIQQMGLGNVGVSIGALAVMLVGYRVIAYVALMRLGRRRKIKSQ